The genomic region GAACGGCAAACTCGACGGCTCCGCCCAACGCGTCCCTGTTGCCACCGGCTCGCTGACCGAATTGGTTTCCGTCCTCGAACGCCCTGTAACCAAAGAAGAAATCAACGCCGCGATGAAAGCAGCCGCCAGCGAATCTTACGGCTACAACGAAGATCAAATCGTTTCTTCCGACGTTGTCGGCATCGAATACGGCTCGCTCTTCGATGCGACCCAAACCCGCGTGATGACCGTGGGCGGCAAACAATTGGTGAAAACCGTTGCCTGGTACGACAACGAAATGTCCTACACCTGCCAACTCGTCCGCACTTTGGAATACTTTGCAGGCAAAATCTAAGGCTTGAACAAACCTGTGGATAAGTAAATGCCGTCTGAACACATTGCGTTCAGACGGCATTGTTTATCTGTATAGTGGATTAAATTTAAACCAGTACGGCGTTACCTCGCCTTGCCGTACTATTTGTACTGTCTGCGGCTTCGTTGCCTTGTCCTGATTTAAATTTAATCCGCTATAACTTGATATTGCGGCTTATGGTGAACAAACAACAGCCGTTTGTTCAACTGCTATGCGGCAAAACCGGATTTTTGCCCGATTTAAAGCGGGGTTGGGGAAAGATCAATAACGGTTGCACGGTTTTCCTCGATTTGAAATCTGACTTCGTAATCTGCAATATTCATCACATAAATCCGTTCGGGAATATTCTGATAGGCGGGGCGCGGATCTTGGGCAATGCTTTGGCTGATAAGGTTTTTGGTGTTTGCAGATAAATTTTCCGCGCCGATGTTTTCCTGCCAAACGACTTCCAACTCTACGGGTTTGCCGCTGACGAAACCGGATGCGGCATCGGGTTTGGATTCGACAAAGGGGATATAAGGTTTGATGTCCACAATCGGTGTGCCGTCCAGCAGGTCTGCGCCGCTGCAATAGAGGCGGACGGGTTTGCCGGTTTCGATGCGTTCGAGTTTCAGGAGCGAGAGTCCGAGATGGTTGGGGCGGTGGGGGCTGCGCGTGGCGAACACGCCCATTTTTTGTTTGCCGCCGAGCCGTGGCGGGCGCACCATTTGCGCCCAGCCTTCATCCAATACGCCGTGAAAAATAAAACTTATCCACACATAATCGAAATCTTCCAGCCCGCGCACGCTGTCTGCGGTGAATTTGGGATTCAGCTCGATGCATACTTCTGCGGCAGAGACCAAACCGGGCTGGCGGGCGATGCCGAATTTCTGTTTGTAGGGCGAGCGGGCGGTGCCGATGGGGGTAATGGTATAAGTCATAAGGTTGTGGATAAGTTTTTTGGAAAAACCTTATCTTATCACAATCGGTTTTACCGCTTTTGGGCAGTAATTTGTTATAATACAGGGCATTTTAATCGCGTTGAAATAATGAGATGATTGTTTCCATTGATGTTGATGCACAAAAAACGTTTACGCCACTGTGTCCTGACGAACTGCCCGTGAACGAGGGGCATTTGATTGTCGAGGAGTTGAATGCGCAAGCCGCTTTGGCGGATTTGCGCGTGATGACGAAAGATGCGCATCATATGGTAGCGAAATGGCTTGTGGATAACCCTGTTGATATGTTGAAGCCGACAGGTTTGCCTGATGCGGATTTGACTTGGGTGGCTCATGCGATGGTCGGTACGCGCGGCTATGAATTATTGGACGGACTGCCTTCTACCAAAGAATACGATTATTGCGTTTGGAAAGGTGTTGATCCTGAATTGCATCCTTACGGCGCGTGTTTTCACGATATTGAGGAAAAACTAAGCACAGGGCTGATTGAATGGCTGCGTTGTCAAAATACGGATACGGTTATTATCGGTGGGTTAGCTACGGATTATTGTGTTAAAACAACGGTTTTGCAGTTACTCAAAGGCGGTCGTTGGCAGGTTGTCGTCAATGAAGCGGCTTGTCGGGGTATTGCGCCGGAAACCATCGAAACAGCATGGCAGGAAATGCATTCTGCTGGGGCAATCATCTTAAAAAACGCTGATGAAATAAATAAATATATTAATAATCAATAAGTTAAAATTGTTTCACGTGAAACCCCCTTCCTAAATATGAAAATTTTGCTTGTCCGCTTGTCTAGTATGGGCGATTTAATTCACACTTTGCCCGCAATCGAAGATTTGGCGCGACAATGTCCTGATGTAGAACTGCATTGGCTATGTGAGGCTGGATTTGCAGATATTGCGCGCCTGCATCCGTTTGTAAAAAAAATCCATGTGATGAAATGGCGGCAATGGCGCAAACATCTCTTTCGGGCTGAAACTTGGCGGGAAATGGGTCATCTGAAACAGACTTTGCGGCAGGAAGTATTTGATTTCGTATTGGACAGTCAAGGTCTGATTAAAAGCGCGTGTTTCGCCAAAATGGCAAAATCCCCGATTTGTGGTTTGGATAAAAACAGTGCGCGCGAGGGATGGGCTGCTTTGGCGTATGTAGAAACATACGCTGTACCGAAGGGAAAAAATGCCGTTTGGCGCAACCGTGAACTGTTTGCCCAAGTATTTGGGTATGTAATGCCTGAAACGCAGGTATTTGGCTTGACTGCTCCTGAGGCAGGTCGTCTGAAAAATTTAGAGCAGCCGTATTATGCGGCTTTGCACGCGACTAGCCGAGACAGTAAATTATGGCCTGTGGAAAACTGGCGGGCGTTACTGCAAAAGTTGAATGAAGAACAGCAATGCAATATTTACCTGCCTTGGGGAAGTGAAGTTGAAAAAACGCGTGCCGAACAGATTGCAGACGGACTGCCGTTTGCTATTGTGTGCGACAAAATAAATTTATTGCAGGCAGCGTATCTGCTGAAATACGCGGTCGGAATTGTCGGCGTGGATACCGGTTTGCTGCATTTGGCAAATGCCTTGGAAAAACCTGTGGTCGGCATTTATACCGATACCGATCCGATTAAAACAGGCGTTCAGGTTTCGCCAATTGCAAAAAATTTGGGCAATATCGGGCAGATTCCGACCGCAGATTTGGTTTATCAAACGTTGATGGATTGTGTTGCAGCAGATAAAGGCTAAAGGGTTGTCTGAAACTGATATAGCACCTGATATTTTTCAGTTTGTTAAGCATAAGAATGTATATCTACCAGCCTGAGTAA from Neisseria meningitidis harbors:
- the tsaA gene encoding tRNA (N6-threonylcarbamoyladenosine(37)-N6)-methyltransferase TrmO; amino-acid sequence: MTYTITPIGTARSPYKQKFGIARQPGLVSAAEVCIELNPKFTADSVRGLEDFDYVWISFIFHGVLDEGWAQMVRPPRLGGKQKMGVFATRSPHRPNHLGLSLLKLERIETGKPVRLYCSGADLLDGTPIVDIKPYIPFVESKPDAASGFVSGKPVELEVVWQENIGAENLSANTKNLISQSIAQDPRPAYQNIPERIYVMNIADYEVRFQIEENRATVIDLSPTPL
- a CDS encoding nicotinamidase is translated as MIVSIDVDAQKTFTPLCPDELPVNEGHLIVEELNAQAALADLRVMTKDAHHMVAKWLVDNPVDMLKPTGLPDADLTWVAHAMVGTRGYELLDGLPSTKEYDYCVWKGVDPELHPYGACFHDIEEKLSTGLIEWLRCQNTDTVIIGGLATDYCVKTTVLQLLKGGRWQVVVNEAACRGIAPETIETAWQEMHSAGAIILKNADEINKYINNQ
- the waaC gene encoding lipopolysaccharide heptosyltransferase I, which translates into the protein MKILLVRLSSMGDLIHTLPAIEDLARQCPDVELHWLCEAGFADIARLHPFVKKIHVMKWRQWRKHLFRAETWREMGHLKQTLRQEVFDFVLDSQGLIKSACFAKMAKSPICGLDKNSAREGWAALAYVETYAVPKGKNAVWRNRELFAQVFGYVMPETQVFGLTAPEAGRLKNLEQPYYAALHATSRDSKLWPVENWRALLQKLNEEQQCNIYLPWGSEVEKTRAEQIADGLPFAIVCDKINLLQAAYLLKYAVGIVGVDTGLLHLANALEKPVVGIYTDTDPIKTGVQVSPIAKNLGNIGQIPTADLVYQTLMDCVAADKG